The following DNA comes from Acidicapsa ligni.
GACCCATGCCCGGAGCAGGCCCGTTTGCGGAGACTCCGTGAGAAAAGATCGCGCCGGCTACCAGCACCAGAACGAACGTTGCCACGATTTCGCCAAACAAATTCGAAGGCAGGTGCGGAATTGCCGGGCCGGTGCAGAAAATTCCCAGCTTGGCTCCCTGCGCTTCGGTCAGTTCCCAATGCGGATAGAAAAATAACCAGGTAATCGTCGCTGCGCACATTGCTCCCAGCAGCTGCGCGGACCAGAAGCCGATCAGATGAGAGAAGTCTCCGCTGATGATGGCGCTGCTCAGTGTGATGGCGGGATTGAGATGCGCGCCGGGGCTACCGAAGGCCTGAGCTGTCAGCACTCCACATAAAACGCCCAGAGCCCAGCCTGTCGTGACCACCATCCATCCGGCGTTTTCGGCATAGGTCTTGCGCAGGCTCACGCTGGCATTCACGCCTGAGCCGAGCAGGATCAGGATGAACGTTCCGGCGAATTCGCCGAGCCAGGGTGTTAGCTGCAGAGCATCATGCATCGTGCTTCCTCAGTAAAAGTTCCTCGAACCGAGCATTCGTAGGAAACGCGTCCACATCTGTTTTGGGCAACCTCAGCATTGTCTACATTTTTGTTGGTTTAGCCAATGCTGATTCGCCATAGCTGCTCTGGCATTCACTTTCCACGCTGTTCCAGTGGGAAACGCCCTAGCTTCGGCTTTCCTCGAAGCTCTCTATACGTCTATTCATCAGCCGTCAATTTTGCGCTCAAATACCTCGGAGCCGTCACAGACCGTTCCGGCCAGTTACAATTCTGAAAGTGGCGCAGGTTTTGTTGCGTCATTTATCGACACGATCGAAATGATTGACATGCTCCGTTTAGCCGTCAGGCAGTGCGGGCAGTCGCGAGGTTCACGACCGAATGAAGAAATTTGCCCTTATTGCACTCCTGCTGGTAGTTGGTGTGGCCGCAGGCCGAGCCCAGGAAAGCCGCCAGGACTTTAGCGTCAGTGGTTCTGGAATTCTGGAACCATTTATTTCCAGCACAACCGGTGTGAGGGTCTCTTCCAAGCGCGGTTTGGGCGCATTGTTCAGCTATCGCTTCATGCTTACGCCGAGAGGAGCGGTGGAGGCAAACTACTCCTACACGCAGAATGCGGTTCACTATGTGAAGCCCGCCCTGCCGAATGGCGTTCAAGTCAATACCCGCCTGCAGGAAGTCACAGCAGCCTACGTGTACAACTTCAGCTACCACAAGTTCAATCCATTTGTGGAAGCCGGTGGCGGCGCGCTCCTATGGGGCAATATCCGCAATATCGGAACCACCAGCCTGGATGTGAAGTCGCAGACGACGATCGTGGGCCTGTATGGCGCCGGTGTCGCATACGAGATCAGCCCGAGCTTCGATATCCGTGCTGAATATCGCGCTTTCTTTTCCAAGGTGCCGAACTTTGGAGACAGCGATTTGACCACCAATCGCTACTACAACATCAACAACCCCGTTGTGGGCGTGGCTTACCACTTCTAGACACGAGCAAATGCTCTTCGAGCAAAAGGCCTCCGCATCCGGAGGCCTTTTGTTGTTCTATCGAGAATCGCCACGATCCGGTCTGGTTTAACTGGCCGTTTTAACTCCTCCGCGTTGCCTGCCGACTGGCCACGGGCAGAATTTCGTCGAGCCTCTTTTGCCTGTAGGCAAATGTCGCTTCCATCTGACTGCGCACAAATATCGCACCTCCGATAGCCCCCAGCGGTCCCAGCGGCAGGTTGTATTCCACCTCATCGGTGATCAGAGTGCCGACGACGCTATCCCGTGTTTCGGACTGGATGAGGTGGCAGTGGCTCCAGGAGGCGAACGGGCCTTTGACTTGTTCGTCGCAGAAGTGGCTGTTCCATTCAAATTCGGTGATGCGCGCCAGCCATCCTATTCGAAAGGGAAGTCCGCGCAACGGGCGAAAGCTGATCACCATCTCTGAATCCCGGCCGGCTGCGGGGCTTTGAAAACGCAGTTCTGGATCAGGCGCAACCGGCCTCGGAGGCGGCGGAATCAGGCGCGAACTCTCAACTTTCGCCTTTTGCCATTTAGGCATCAGGTGCGGCAGGTTGCCGGGATTTGCGAAGAAAGCAAATACAAGTTCGACCGGAAACGGCGTCCATTGGCTGGTGCTGAGGGTGTACGGCATCCTGGGAGAGTCTCCGGGCGGCTGGTGACTTGCCGCTGTTTCTGCTCAAGAGTACCCCATCCACGGAAAATTAAGGTTACGGGCAAAAGATAGCGGAGCCTGTTGCGCTCCGCTTCTTTTTTGTTCTGTATTGCTTTTCGTGCAGTTCGGGGGAAGGGGAAGCTAGTTGGGGAGCAGAACACTATCAATCACGTGGATGACTCCATTGGATTGATAAACGTTGGCGATGGTCACAGTCGCCATGCCGCCCTTTTCGTCGGTCAGCATGATCTTTTTGCCCTTGGCCGTGGCAGTCAGCGTGCCGCCTGAAACAGTCTTCAGCTCAGCCTTGCCACCGCCGGCCTTGATCATCTTGACCAGGTCTTTGCTGGATACTTTGCCGGCAACAACGTGATAGGTCAGAACTTTTGTCAGTTGATCCTTGTTCTCCGGCTTCAGCAGGGTGTCGACGGTGCCTGCAGGCAGCTTGGCAAATGCCTCGTTGGTCGGGGTAAATACGGTGAAAGGGCCAGCGCCTTCCAGGGTGTCAACCAGGCCAGCAGCCTTAACTGCGGCGACCAGGGTGGTGTGATCCTTGGAATTGAGGGCATTCTCAACAATGTTCTTGCTGGGATACATCGGAGATCCACCTACGTCTGGATCCTTCATCTGAGCCTGAGATACGGTAGCAGCGCTCATTACGGCAGTGGCCATCAGGAGTGCGAGGGAGATTTTCTTGAAGCGGTTCATTGGGTACATCCTCCGGTTAAAGTTGAACTTCACCTGGAGAACGAATGCGTCCTGTCTTCGGATTTCTGTTTTACAAAATACATTTACAGCACGGTCAAAATAGCACGCGGATTTACTCCAAACGCGGGTTGTGCGCATGGTTGCCGTAGGTCGGAACTCGAAACTTCGGATGAAGTAGAAATTAGGGCGAACTGACCCCACTCGGTTAACGTAAGAAGACCCATAGTTGGATTCTGTCCGCCTGATGCGATCGTGGATGAAAATCTTCGAGGCGGTTGAGTTCTGAGGGGAAACCAGGAGTAAATTGCACGTGGTATCGGCACGAAATCGGAAAAAGCGCAATCGCTGGCTCGAACTGATCGCACTCTATAAACTCCTGCAGGCCCTGTTGCTGGTCGCTGTCGGCGTGGGAGCGCTGAGGTTGCTGGGCAAGGATATCGGCGACCTTCTGCAAAATCTGGCCACGGGACTGCGCATGAATCCTGAAGGCCACCTGGTGAGCTTTTTGCTGGGCAAGGCCAGTATGCTGGATGACCACCGGCTCCGCCAGATCAGTGTCTTCATGTTTTGCTATGCAGGCCTGGGGATTCTGGAAGGTATCGGATTGATGCTGGAGAAGATCTGGGCCGAATATCTGACCTCCATCATCACTGCCTCCTTCCTGCCTTTAGAGGTTTTTGAACTGATGCATCGCATTACATGGTTCAGAATTGCTCTATTTGTGGTAAACCTAGCTGTATTGGCTTACCTGGTCGGGCACCTGATTCGGGATAAAGCTGCCAAACGCAGACACATTTGAACCATTTCAGTAACCACCATATATTGTGCATGGTTTAATCCGCGGATCATTCTGTAGTAGCTCTTTCCGTGACATCTCTCCATATCCTCAAAATCTGCATTGAATCTAGTGCTTTTCCGCTAAAAAATCGCACCGGGACGGTCGAAGAACACGGTACTCTGGTGGAAATTTTTGGAGTGAAATGGATTATTCGACGGATTTGTCGAGTACTATAAGTCCAGTTCCACTCCGTCGGAGTCATTTTCCGAAAGAGGAATGCAGAAACCGGATCGTCGAACGCCAGGAAGCGCGTACAGCCCGGAAAGATTTGAGGTTCGAAGATGTTTCGCGGAACCCACGAAGCGAAAGTCGATGAAAAAGGGAGACTCAAGCTGCCAGCAGATTTCATGAAGCTGATTGCTGAGAAGAACTATGGTTCCCAGTTCTTCATTACTTCGCGTGATGGCAAGGTGGCCGAGATATGGCCTCTGCTGGAGTGGGAAAAGGAAGAAGAGAAGAAGGCGGCTCTTCCTGAAGATGACGAAGCGAAGATGACCTGGATGGAAGTGGTGAATCACTTTGGCCAGCAGGTGGAGATAGACAAGCAGGATCGCCTGATGCTTCCACGGGTTCTTCGCGACAGATTTGGTCTGGTGAATGCAGAAGTAGTCGTCACCGGCCTGCAGCGCTTTTTGATGCTGCGCAGCCAGCAGATAGCTGATCAGCGGATTGAAGGAATTTTGGCTCCCAGAAGTGCATCCGAAAAACCGATGCCCATCTCGGAAGCGCGACAGATTTTGGCCAGCCGTGAATCGGCTCAGGAATCCAGAAAGACGGAATTCTGAAAGCAATGAGTACTACTGCCCCCGAGGGGGTACACATGACGACTGAAGTAAATCGCCGCCATGTGCCGGTTCTTTCTCAGGATGTGATTCGATACCTCGCAGTTCGTGAGGGTGGTACCTACCTCGACTGCACGCTCGGATTCGCGGGTCATGCCAGTCAGATTGCACGGCTGCTTGGACCAGACGGTCATTTGATCGGCTTCGATCGCGATCCCCTGGCCTTGGAGTTAGCCGGGCAACGGTTGAAGTTGTTGGCGGATGAACTGGGCGACAGAGTGCCGAAAGTGACT
Coding sequences within:
- a CDS encoding MIP/aquaporin family protein, translating into MHDALQLTPWLGEFAGTFILILLGSGVNASVSLRKTYAENAGWMVVTTGWALGVLCGVLTAQAFGSPGAHLNPAITLSSAIISGDFSHLIGFWSAQLLGAMCAATITWLFFYPHWELTEAQGAKLGIFCTGPAIPHLPSNLFGEIVATFVLVLVAGAIFSHGVSANGPAPGMGPWLVASLVWGIGLSLGATTGYAINPARDFGPRLMHFLLPIAGKGSSNWKYAWVPIVGDLTGAALAGLLLRWAHL
- a CDS encoding fasciclin domain-containing protein; the encoded protein is MNRFKKISLALLMATAVMSAATVSQAQMKDPDVGGSPMYPSKNIVENALNSKDHTTLVAAVKAAGLVDTLEGAGPFTVFTPTNEAFAKLPAGTVDTLLKPENKDQLTKVLTYHVVAGKVSSKDLVKMIKAGGGKAELKTVSGGTLTATAKGKKIMLTDEKGGMATVTIANVYQSNGVIHVIDSVLLPN
- a CDS encoding division/cell wall cluster transcriptional repressor MraZ, with the translated sequence MFRGTHEAKVDEKGRLKLPADFMKLIAEKNYGSQFFITSRDGKVAEIWPLLEWEKEEEKKAALPEDDEAKMTWMEVVNHFGQQVEIDKQDRLMLPRVLRDRFGLVNAEVVVTGLQRFLMLRSQQIADQRIEGILAPRSASEKPMPISEARQILASRESAQESRKTEF
- a CDS encoding DUF2127 domain-containing protein; this encodes MVSARNRKKRNRWLELIALYKLLQALLLVAVGVGALRLLGKDIGDLLQNLATGLRMNPEGHLVSFLLGKASMLDDHRLRQISVFMFCYAGLGILEGIGLMLEKIWAEYLTSIITASFLPLEVFELMHRITWFRIALFVVNLAVLAYLVGHLIRDKAAKRRHI
- a CDS encoding SRPBCC family protein; translation: MPYTLSTSQWTPFPVELVFAFFANPGNLPHLMPKWQKAKVESSRLIPPPPRPVAPDPELRFQSPAAGRDSEMVISFRPLRGLPFRIGWLARITEFEWNSHFCDEQVKGPFASWSHCHLIQSETRDSVVGTLITDEVEYNLPLGPLGAIGGAIFVRSQMEATFAYRQKRLDEILPVASRQATRRS
- a CDS encoding outer membrane beta-barrel protein, producing the protein MKKFALIALLLVVGVAAGRAQESRQDFSVSGSGILEPFISSTTGVRVSSKRGLGALFSYRFMLTPRGAVEANYSYTQNAVHYVKPALPNGVQVNTRLQEVTAAYVYNFSYHKFNPFVEAGGGALLWGNIRNIGTTSLDVKSQTTIVGLYGAGVAYEISPSFDIRAEYRAFFSKVPNFGDSDLTTNRYYNINNPVVGVAYHF